A single window of Sander lucioperca isolate FBNREF2018 chromosome 22, SLUC_FBN_1.2, whole genome shotgun sequence DNA harbors:
- the LOC116061267 gene encoding cystatin-like: MMFVWFCVLVCAFTGRFVTEQQPLLVPEEVPVTDAEVVESARFAVVEFNKANTEYMFNYKIVKITSAKIQSIAGFVPASYYILEIHLRRTTCKKGNTAARKCHSPREPKELKCQFTIYYSLGHPRALSESECKTCHH, from the exons ATGATGTTTGTCTGGTTTTGTGTTTTGGTTTGTGCTTTCACCGGTCGCTTTGTAACCGAGCAACAGCCGTTGCTTGTCCCAGAAGAAGTCCCGGTGACCGACGCAGAGGTTGTAGAATCAGCACGGTTTGCTGTGGTTGAATTCAACAAAGCCAACACGGAATACATGTTTAATTACAAAATTGTGAAAATAACATCGGCCAAAATTCAG AGTATCGCAGGATTTGTTCCAGCATCTTACTACATCCTAGAAATACACCTGCGACGTACAACGTGCAAGAAAGGCAACACTGCTGCTAGGAAATGTCATTCTCCCCGTGAACCCAAG gAACTCAAGTGCCAATTCACCATTTATTACTCTTTGGGACATCCACGTGCACTTTCTGAAAGCGAGTGTAAAACATGTCACCACTGA
- the LOC116061412 gene encoding testis-expressed protein 47 produces the protein MATSQKTKSFSWGKGDSEDEESNRMTMFDVLHGEIREKIVLQRLIVIARLPHDLADRTELGVYYEKLNFQLSKQYIWDHMTGLLLIYPSCLLHIIESSREVLLSVLKDLKDMQQQPDGTLLEAAKVVFMAHNPPSRLFQQWSYKVLDADHGAEDSVTKGPDEEEESTETLVCTVLSALQKLGEHLKISKAVPGSGLDTSPELIVSQEVLNKLLAREELLTPQQHLQMYNSPLDISMDFGQVMRSSCLTTV, from the exons ATGGCTACTTCACAGAAAACCAAAAGCTTTTCTTGGGGAAAAGGAGACTCAGAGGACGAGGAGAGCAACAGAATGACCATGTTTGATGTGCTTCACGGGGAAATAAGAGAG AAGATCGTGCTACAGCGGCTGATAGTGATTGCTCGGCTCCCCCACGATCTTGCTGACAGGACAGAACTGGGAG TTTATTATGAAAAACTCAACTTTCAGCTAAGCAAACAGTATATATGGGATCATATGACGGGCCTGCTGTTGATTTATCCATCCTGTCTGCTGCATATCATTGAA tcatccagGGAGGTTCTGCTTTCTGTTCTGAAAGACCTTAAAGACATGCAACAACAGCCAGACGG TACCTTGCTGGAAGCTGCCAAGGTTGTGTTCATGGCACATAACCCTCCAAGCAGGCTGTTCCAACAGTGGAGCTACAAG GTGCTCGATGCAGATCACGGGGCGGAGGACTCTGTGACTAAAGGAcctgatgaagaggaagagagcaCAGAGACTCTGGTTTGCACTGTCCTGTCAGCGCTGCAGAAACTGGGCGAACATCTTAAAATATCTAAG GCTGTTCCTGGGTCAGGGCTGGATACGTCTCCGGAGCTGATCGTCTCTCAGGAGGTTCTCAACAAACTTTTGGCTCGAGAGGAGCTCCTGACTCCGCAACAACACCTCCAGATGTACAACTCACCGTTAGACATCAGCATGGACTTTG GACAAGTCATGCGAAGCAGCTGCCTCACTACGGTTTAA